From Rutidosis leptorrhynchoides isolate AG116_Rl617_1_P2 chromosome 3, CSIRO_AGI_Rlap_v1, whole genome shotgun sequence, a single genomic window includes:
- the LOC139897751 gene encoding uncharacterized protein, whose translation MVKRNKIHNPKSTTTTNISMILHLKEIKDTPTVHSFTGIQQSPFYSKLNIRYSRSTYLSIRLFWELQMKYKWRLVFSFVSGEKISPIVVGVVFLSHPDLTLPKSYALVCPMTNMVKSLFFTVESFLSDT comes from the exons ATGGTGAAAAGAAATAAAATCCACAACCCGAAATCTACTACAACTACTAATATATCGATGATATTGCATCTAAAAGAAATCAAGGATACCCCAACTGTCCATTCGTTTACAGGAATTCAACAATCTCCTTTTTATTCTAAGTTAAATATTCGATATAGTCGTTCTACGTATCTGTCAATCAG GTTATTTTGGGAGTTGCAGATGAAGTACAAGTGGCGATTGGTTTTTTCTTTTGTTTCGG GTGAGAAGATATCACCTATTGTGGTGGGTGTGGTTTTCTTATCGCACCCTGACCTGACGTTGCCCAAGTCGTATGCTTTAGTGTGCCCGATGACTAATATGGTGAAGAG CCTTTTTTTTACGGTAGAATCTTTCCTGAGCGACACGTGA